The Aedes aegypti strain LVP_AGWG chromosome 1, AaegL5.0 Primary Assembly, whole genome shotgun sequence sequence GCTTAAAAAAGATCCGTCGATCAAGAGTTCGGCCTGCCGAGAGCTCATCGCGAAGTCGCTGGGCAACGAGGCACGCGTGAGAGCCTTATCCCAGGAGGCAGTGATCGAATGTAGAGAACTGGACGAGATCACAACAGAAGACGACGTGAGGGGTGCACTGCTATCTCAATGCAACCTGGAAGAAGCACCACAGTCCATCCGGCTGAGGAGAGCTTACGGAGGTATGCAAATAGCGACGATCCGATTACCAGTCGCAGCAGCCAAAAAACTCGTCGAGGCTGGTAAGATCAAGGTGGGATGGTCGGTTTGCCCGCTGAAACTGATCCCTCGGGAGACAAATCCGgtggagagatgcttcaaatgcaTGGATTTCGGCCACCGGGCAATAAACTGCAAAGGCCCGGACAGGTCCGAACACTGCAGGAAATGTGGTGAAAAAGGTCACGTTGGCAGGGACTGCCTGAAGTCACCTAGGTGCATGCTGTGTAAGGTGGAGGAAGGTAACGCCCATACGACGGGTGGCTTCAAGTGCCCCAAATATCAGAAGGCGAAGGCAGGGCAGTAATGATGATGGAGATAACGCAGGTGAACCTCAATCATTGCGACGCCGCacaacaactgttgtggcagtcgacaacagaaacaaagtgcgacattgcgatcattgcagaaccgtatcgggttcctcccgataacggcaattgggtagcagacagagcagagacgACGGCGATTCAAGTAATGGGCCGATTCCCTATCCAAGAAGTTGTCGAACGCtcatacgagggcttcgtgatcgttaAAATTAACGGAATCTTCGTGTGTAGCTGTTACGCCCCCCCGAGATGGACACTGGAGCAGTACACCCAGATGTTGGATGTGCTAACCGACAAGCTGGTCGGTCGAACGCCGGTAATAATAgcaggagacttcaatgcttgggccgtggagtggggtagcagacTGACCAACGCGAGAGGATACAGTTTGCTGGAAGCTCTAGCGAAGCTCGACGTAAGGCTGTGCAACGACGGTCTCGCTAGCACATTTCGCAAAGACGGTAGGGAGTCCATCATCGACGTGACCTTCTGCAGCCCGTCACTAGTCaccaatatgaactggagagttagcgaagaatacacccacagtgaccatcaagcgatccactactgcgttggccagagaagttgtgcagtatggcagaggaggaatggagaacgaaggtggaagacgaagcatttcgataaggatcttttcgtcgaagcactccGAGCAGTAAGCGACGCTCCAAACATGGATGCAGGAGAGCTGACAGAAGCGTTGGCAAGAGCGTGTGACGCGACTATGCCGAGAAAACTGGAGCCAAGGAATCAACGGCGTCctgcatactggtggaacgacagactcagcacccttcgcgcagcctgcttaagagccagaagacgcgtgcagagagctagatccgaagccagcatggaagagcgtaaagtgacctaccgactggccagagccgcgttcaaacgggaaatatcgacgagtaaaacgaactgctacaaggagttgtgccgggaagctgacgcaaatccctggggcaacgcctatcgagtagtgatggcgaagatcaagggcccagttaccccagctgaaatgtgtcccgacaaactgaaggcgatagtgaacggtctctttcctacgcatgctccaacagcgtggccgcccacaccgtacgctgacgtagatgaggaaaatgccggtatacaagtgtctaacgccgagctgataacggttgcgaaaggattgaagctgaacaaagctcccggaccagatggtatccctaatgttgcgctaagggcagcaatcttggcgttcccagacatattcaggacagcgttgcagaagtgtctagcggaaggctgcttcccagacagatggaaggtgcagaagctggtgttactgccaaaaccgggaaaaccgccaggagatcctgcttcatatagaccaatatgcttgctggatactcttggcaaacttttggagaaggtcatcctcggcaggctgacgatctacacggaaggcgagaacggattgtcgaaaaggcagttcggattccgtaaaaagacttcgacggtggatgctgttcgggcagtcatcgcgtgcgcggagaaagcggccaagcagaagaggagaggcaatcgatactgcgcagtggtaacaatagacgtcaagaacgcgttcaacagtgccagttgggaggctattgccgcagccctacacagaatgcgggttcccggatatctgtgtaaagttctgcaaagttacttccagaaccgggtactggtctacgacacgaatcagggacggatgtcaattaaagtcacggcgggagttccacaaggatccatacttggtccaacattgtggaacatgatgtacgatggagtgctaaccttgtcactgccgaatggagtcgagatcgtcgggttcgcagacgacgtcgttcttgcgataactggtgagactgcggaagaggtggagatgctgacggcggaatcgctagaaaccatcgaatcgtggatgactggagtcaagctgcagttggctcatcataaaacggaggtggtgctggtcagcaactgcaaggcggtacagcagttggaaatcaacgtcggagggcacgcaatcccatcgaagcgctctctaaagcatctcggagtaatggtcgacgacaggctaaacttcaacagccacgtagactatgcctgcgaaaaggcagcgaaagctgctaacaccgtagccaggatcatgcccaacattggaggaccaagaagcagcacgaggcgtcttctagcgaccgtatcatcgtctatactgaggtatggagtcccggtttgggctgcagcgttgggaaccaaacgtaatcgagataagctggcaggtacgttccggctcatggctatacgggttgcgagtgcctaccgcactatatcatcggaggcagtgtgcgttatcgccggaatgatccccatctgcatcactctggctgaagacatcgcatgttaccagcaaagggacacacggaatgtgaggaataccattaggttggacacaatggccaggtggcagcaggagtgggataactcggagaaaggaaggtggacccacaggctcattcctaacgtgtcggtgtggacgaccagaaaacatggagaagttaacttcttcctgacccagtttctgtcaggccatggatgcttccggaaatatctgcacagattcggacacgcagaatcgccacattgtccggcctgtccaaatatcgaggagacaccggagcacgttatattcgactgccctcgattcagggatatacgaagcgagatgatgtcagaaaccgcaagcgttctaaatccggacaacatcgtgcagaacatgtgccagcatgaaagcacctggaatgcggtgaacaggggaataacggcgattatgtcgttgctgcaaaggagatggcgtgaagaccagagagctccgggtcgcgatcggagtaggctagatcctccgtcggggactagaccgagtagagcgggcgtagcgtagtatcggttaatagtcgtcggggcgcctgcaaaccggaagccatcctccaaccggaattgcagaaccgaccctggcacttggccgaccaacgtcgagtcggagtaggctgagtccaccgccggggtccagctgagtaattcgcgaaatagcaccggcaaatggtcgtcggggcgcctgtgaaccggaagtttccctccaccggaatcgcagggccgacctcggcatctgcccggccagcttcggagtaggctaagtccaccgccggggactagttgagtagatcgcgttgttgcaccggcaaatgatcgtcggggcgcctgtgaaccggaagcttccctccaccggaatcgcaggaccgacctcggcatctgcccggatagcatcggttcgggagatcttccgccgccggggaaatcttcgtcggagtaggatagatccaccgccggggactactctgagtagtacgtagcgtatcaccggcttgagtcgtcggagcgccagcgaaccggaagccatcctccaaccggaatcgctggaccgacttcggcactccaccggcctgtatcgaatcatgaagaagcgcgtagccggagtaggctagttccaccgtcggggactaagccgagtagcatcgatcgtcacaaaccagttttgggtcgtctgggcgccagtgaaccggaagtcatcctccaaccggaatcgctggaccgacctcggcatccaactggtcaacaaggagagctcgaacagcagcagcggagaacaagtcgtcgtagagcaacgaagtgcacatgagcgtccagtagaagatcaacagagctctgatgcgaggccagcccaagggaagtatgcgtcgtcgcacagaaagctgtccaaagtccCGGCGAGAggttcaaccgccaattgggcaaaacgctccaacagcgaactagcagaacagttagaggctgagattgaagaagtgcatgagcacagaagtgcatgagcacagccctcccccgatgaagttgcctgatgtagttccgggggagatcgaggcacaggagcagtagggaaagttttttagtggttaagcacgcctaacgtgagtcccacaccgtgccaacacacaacaggccaggcttttgaagcttttttaaaccctactaaaaaaaaaaaaaaaaaaaaaaaaatacacacacacatacgcacacacatacacacacacatacacacacacatacacacacacggacatgtgctcagttcgtcgagctctatcgattggtatatgagacttggccctccgggcctcggatcaaaagtcggtttttcaagcgatctttatacccttcttatggttgtaagaagggtaaaaaggggaattttagagatttttgaaaataatgatttttatctctgtaatttataattcgattgcaatatggttgtgaatgatattcgagctttcaatcgacgaaaaaagagcttaaattggatttaaaatagctgagaaattgatcaaaatgtaaaaaaatgaatatttcagagaaatttttttttttccagtactttaaaaaattcttccaatgatatctctgaaactagtaatccgatttcaatgaaaatttgaaggcttatgattgaatgtcagagctttcattagccgataaaagaacttaaattggttcaaaaatggctgagatatcgatcaaaatgcagacagttgaaaatattagaatatgctttttctagtacttcacgatactgtttgaatcataactctgtaacgaaatgtccgatcgcaatgaaattcaatagcgttctatgggaatgttgtagctttcttttagagctaaaagtgtttaaatcggttgacaaacggctgagataattgagtgacattttttgtaacacacacacacacatacacacacacatacacacacacatacgcacacacatacacacacacatacacacacacatacacacacacggacatgtgctcagttcgtcgagctctatcgattggtatatgagacttggccctccgggcctcggatcaaaagtcggtttttcaagcgatctttatacccttcttatggttgtaagaagggtaaaaaggggaattttagagatttttgaaaaaaaaaatgatttttatctctgtaacttttcgttcgattgcaatatgattGTGAATGATGTCAGAGCATTCAATCGAtgaaaaaagagcttaaatcggattaaaaatagcggagaaattgatcaaaatgtaaaaagttgaatattttggaaaaaaaaattccagtaccttaaaaaattcttccattgatatctctgtaacaaataatccgatttcaatgaaaatttgaaggcttatgattgaatgttagagctttcattagccgataaaagaacttaaatcggttcaaaaatggctgagaaatcgatcaaaatgcagacagttgaaaatattagaatatgctttttctagtacttcaagatactgtttgaatcataactctgtaacgaaatgtccgatcgcaatgaaattcaatagcgttctatgggaatgttgtagctttcttttagagctaaaagtgtttaaatcggttgacaaacggctgagataattgagtgacattttttgtaacacacacacacacatacacacacacatacacacacacatacgcacacacatacacacacacatacacacacatacacacacacatacacacacacggacatgtgctcagttcgtcgagctctatcgattggtatatgagacttggccctccgggcctcggatcaaaagtcggttttttcaagcgatctttatacccttcttatggttgtaagaagggtaaaaattcaacatatttgtgatttttactaaaaatctCATAAAAATCGATCGAGTAATGCcgaaattaaataattttgaaatcttgatgTTGGCACCCAGCACTGTAAAAGTTAAGTGAATAATCTAAATTATAGGTTCATTCTTACGTCAaagaatatattttgaacaaaagctAGTAAAAAACTTTTAGCTTCAATATAACGCAatctcgatataacgtaacgagaATACTTTTTTAATATCtctgatttcctttgaatttttggACTAATACTTATGAAGAGGATTTAACTTTAAAACGGGcaacacgattttttttatttcgtcctgACATGCATCAGAGCCATTTTATAGAAAACAAATGATGAGCGCTAATccaatggacattttttttataataacggTCTGGAAACCACCGTGCGACTCGGATCATGTTGAAAAGAGATAACGGTACGTTGCGTAGCTTGTCTAGCCAAAGTAAGTGCCGTTCGTCGCCGACTGACAACTCGGAGGGATGAATGAATCCcgtcaaaataagtttttctcGCTTTCTGGCAGTGCAACTCTCTGAATCCAATTGGAACCATTCATGAATTAGCGCAAAACTATTTTGCCATCAGCTGAGTTGAACTTTGACTGCAGCCAGAAGAGAGAGTCATTCGCTTCTTTCTGCTATCTCTGTTCGCACCATCTAGTAGTGGGTCAGTCGCTGGTGTTATCTCCTTGCCAGTGGACGAATCTCGGTGCATCGCTCGAAGCAATTGTCGCAACATTCGATTGCGACACTTCCAGCGCTAGATAACAGATCCGAAGCGAAAGAAAATGGCCAGTGTTACGGCTGCGGCGAGTGCCGCCCCGCTTCTGATGCGGATAGTGGCCAGCTCGATTCAGATTGCGGGCCGCGCCGGGAGAATCATCCGGGACGTGATGGCCAAAGGCGACCTCGGGATCGTCGAGAAGGGCAAGGATGACCTGCAAACCGAGGCGGATCGATCGGCCCAGCGGTGCATCATGGCCTCACTGGAGCGCCTGTTCCCGAACGTGACCATCATTGGCGAAGAGGGCAAAAGCGACTTGAAGGTAAGTTGATGGGCAATTTACCTGTCAGTGATGGGGTCTGTAATGGGGTCAAATAATCACTTTTGGAAAACTGGCTTTCAGGTACCCGAAGACTGGTTGGTCACGGAAATGAACAGCGAATTCCTCGAGCGGAATGCTTGCCCCGATGGCTTGAAGCAGGTCAAAGAATCAGATTTGGTCATCTGGGTGGACCCACTGGATGGAACCAGCGAGTATACGCAGGGATTCCTCGAGAGAGTTACCGTACTAATTGGGATTTCCGTGAATGATCGCGCCGTTGGAGGAGTCATTCACCAACCGTACTTCAAAACAGACAACGGTTCGCTGGGACGAACCATCTGGGGCGTCAAGGGCATCGGAGCAGGTGGATTTAATCCGGTTAAGCCTCCATCGGACCGGTTCATCGTGACGACCACCAGATCTCATTCCAATGCACTGGTGCAGTCAGCTTTGGACGCCCTTTCTCCGGACGAAGTCCTTCGAGTCGGCGGAGCTGGCTACAAAGTTCTCCAACTGCTGGAAGGAAATGCCCATGCCTACGTGTTTGCAAGCGCTGGGTGCAAGAAGTGGGACACGTGTGCCCCGGAAGCTGTCCTCGAGGCTCAAGGAGGAATGCTGACCGATATTCTCGGCCGACATTACTCGTATGGCAAGGACGTCAGTTTCCCAAACGCTTGCGGAGTTCTCGGAACCGCTAGCGGAACTTCACACCAGGACATCCTAGCTAAGCTACCGGACGCTGTGAAACAGGCTATGAATAAAACACAATAGATCCATTCCCTATAGCTGTACTGTAGGCgtttattcaaattaaaaaccACTCGGAACTCCACTGGAAGCTACAGTCCCCTTCATGGTAACCATTATTGCACTCACACACAGACAGCCCAAACCCTACAGCTTCGACTTCGGTTTCTGCAGCAGTGCGCGCAGCTCCCTCCGCAGAATCTTTCCACTTAGGTTCTTCGGAATTTCCGCAATGAATCTCACACCGCCGTGAAGTCTCTTGGCCGGTGACGTCCGATCGGCAACGTACTTCTTAATCTCGGCCTCACTCATGTCCACTCCTTCCTGTTTGACCACAAACGCCAACGGAAGTTCCCCGGCGCTCTCATCCGGCAGCCCGATCACAGCGGCGTCCTTGATCTTCGGGTTCGTCAGCAAAATTGCCTCCAACTCCGCCGGTGGCACTTGGTACGCCTTGTACTTGATCAGTTCCTTCAACCGATCCACTATGAAGAATTCATGATCCTCGTCATAGTACCCAATGTCCCCGGTGTGCAACCACCCGTCCGCGTCGATCGTCTCCTTCGTAGCCGCTTCATTACCGATGTAGCCCTTCATAATCTGCGACCCCTTGAAGCACAACTCCCCATGCTGGTTCGGTCCCAAGGCCTTACCCGTGTTCGGGTCGATCACCTTCGCCAGTGTTCCCACCTGAACGATCCCCACACTCCCAGACTTGTGTCCCTCGCCGCTCTGAACCAGCGTGGCGAGTGTAGTCTCACTCATGCCGTATCCCTGGCGTACGTGCTTCACCTTCAACCGCTTCTTAACCAAATCCTCCGTCTCCTTGCTCAGCGGTGCCGCTCCACAAAGCAGCGTATCGACGCTGCTCAAATCGTAGCTCTCGATTAGGGGATGCTTGGCCAGGAACACGACCAACGGGGGCACCACGAATACCATCGTGCAGCGGTAGTTTTCGATGCAGCTCAAGAAGAGACCCTCCTCGAACTTGGGCAGCGATACGAGCAGCTGCTTGTTGCACACCACGTTGATCAGAGTCATGCAGCCGTAGGCGTGGAACCACGGAAGAACGCCGAGCAGGACGATTCCTCCCGGTGGGGGTTCTAGCAGTTCCGAGGATTCTCTGTGGGGGTAGGGGAGCGAACAAGGATGAATTAGTACGTAAACTTTACTGGTTGATACTGGATTAGTATTCGTTCAATAGATTCATTAGCGAATATGTAAGGTTAGTAGTGGATTAGAAGATTAGTACTGATAAAAATCTATCCTAAATTTGCAAATGTAGATGTGGATGGAACACTTCCAAGTTTAAATATATAAAGTCCGACCGGAATTTTTAGCtgcttaaaaagaaaataaatcgaagccaaatctcaaattttcaaaagcccAACTCTGCAGAACCTGAAATCTGTTTAAGCTGAAGACCTGATTGATTGGTCTTTCGCTGATGGTCATCAGTCGATGAAATTTTCTGCGTGATCGATTTTCTGGTTTCTCTGATTTGTGCCGATGTGACTACTTCCAGTAGTTCGTAAAAAATCATTCGGCACTTATAATTTCGTCAGAACTTGTTTACAATAATTCATAGTCCTGAAAGTTACCGGGTTAATTGTTTCTAGCTCAAAAacttatgaaattttttttggagaaatttttgattatgtAAGGAAGGAACCTTTACATCCCACTGGACTATAATTGAAAATTACTCGtgcaacaaaaaaaacattttagaaGCGTTCCGTATTAGCATGAAGACTCTTAGAGAAATCCcagaacaaaatctttgaaaaagtcCTAGGAAGTTTTCGAAAAGATACTCCAATAACTCCTTCCTTCAAAGGAAGTCCCTCAAGAAAGCTTTCATAAATATGAAGGTACAAATTATCCTAGATTTTGTTCAAAAGTCTCCTGAGTAGttatccaaaaatttaaaaatatatcactTCCTTGAAAAGAATCGCTTTCCCTTTATTACTTGTACAAAAATATATCGAGAGATTTAAAGACTTTCTCCAGAAACTTGTAAATGGAATTAACTTGAAAATAAGGCATTCATCATCCGAGATTTATGAGCGAAATTGATTAACAATCGTTTGCAAAAAGGGTTGAACTGCCAGCTGTtcaatgctttttttttcaaagcagaggcgcgtccacgttcgaaaccatgggtaggacaagcgttagcaaatattttgtgcacagtgaagttaagaaaaaaataactctggatttgaaattgaaagttaTCATATTTTGGGGATTGAAACAAAAACGGGGGGAAAGTgaaattttggtcggtttttagTTGTGTACattctactgtttccaagcaATCTAACGTTCtgttcaacagaaaaaaattacataGGGTGTCTGATCCAGTCATAgtgtgtgtaccaataatagtggtagtgccgtttcaagcgtgttatagccaatttttatttttatgtgtatttttctaacatggacattgtcaaaatgatatgaatgtgtgacaaaaaatcttgtgaaatagtcaggaaatagtagaaaacaattaaaatccttaacttttttgctcctttgcaccagttatagtggggcgttcctataatagtgagtctcaatgggaaatcaatgtaaaccactattataggaacaaaagttagcaaataccactattactggaacgtgttccagtaatggaggaaatgcttttttgatagatttaatgattttatcattttaagagtattttttacgtgaaatgtaataaaaaagctttcgaatgacgtattcagatataaaaaacgagtttccgttattttttggcgattttttattcgtcaacccgttactattgccactatcactggtacagacgccctaattcttagaagactgacttgttttttttttgactctcatacaatttgtgtaaaatgaaaaattgttgaaaatttaagtctTTTCggtagattttctcaaaactaggtttttgtcactgacaCCCCTCTCATTTTCATGCCAGTCGTTACCCCAAGATAgctttttgtctttttttttttttttttttttttttttttttttttttttttttttttttttttttaaaagacgCCGGCTCgtcaatgcttccagtgggcgatttgccctttgaaggaagcatcacactagacaacggactagcatgcaacgcccagtggcacagtcgaaatacgttcctgacgaaaagttttccggactgaagcgggaatcgaacccacactcttggacacgatgcggctaaatgcttggtaacactaaccgcacggccacgaagcccacaccaCCACTAGCCTGGCGACTGAGTGCTTTTAAAATAGGAAATTGAAGACCTCCTGCCAGAAAAATGAGACCTTAAACGAACCAAAATAAAAGgccaaaaagagaccaaacaggaaccaagaaaacaaaacgaatcctaataggagccaggagataaaagtatgattttttaaagcattaGAGCAAACATTTCTCTCAGATCTAAGATTatttttcgagaattcctcgtgacattacaaCAAATATTACTTTATGTGtttgttcatgaatttcatcatcaattgTTCAGGTATTTGCACGAATGTCTAGATATTTACTCCGGGAATTAACAAatgagttcatttagtgattgtttttcaatgaatttctccacgtattttcttaaggaatttcgccaagaattttgtttagggTACCTGGATTTTTCGAAGGAGAACCACAGAAACAGAATTAGTCCAACGATTGattcagaaatcatctgaattcctacaagaattctttgagatctttttcaagaaagtcctaCACCTTCCAAGGTTCTCGGTCGAAACGTCTTCGAAAATTTgatcaataacttctccagaaatttctaaggattttcttttaaattgtCTTTAgggatttatataagatttaaATCACGGATTtgaagataccttcagcaagtGCTTTAAAGATTGCttataaaatttctacagaaattcttcaactTATTGTTTGAGATTTGCTCAAGCCagtctggattttttttaagaaaaatctacgtggaaatgtcaaggaaatatttttaaagaaaattat is a genomic window containing:
- the LOC5565930 gene encoding 3'(2'),5'-bisphosphate nucleotidase 1, translating into MASVTAAASAAPLLMRIVASSIQIAGRAGRIIRDVMAKGDLGIVEKGKDDLQTEADRSAQRCIMASLERLFPNVTIIGEEGKSDLKVPEDWLVTEMNSEFLERNACPDGLKQVKESDLVIWVDPLDGTSEYTQGFLERVTVLIGISVNDRAVGGVIHQPYFKTDNGSLGRTIWGVKGIGAGGFNPVKPPSDRFIVTTTRSHSNALVQSALDALSPDEVLRVGGAGYKVLQLLEGNAHAYVFASAGCKKWDTCAPEAVLEAQGGMLTDILGRHYSYGKDVSFPNACGVLGTASGTSHQDILAKLPDAVKQAMNKTQ
- the LOC5565951 gene encoding 4-coumarate--CoA ligase 1 isoform X2 yields the protein MATSAGLDDSRFIISGGPVPQNVTEGHGSLGAYLRNRMRLNGNDVGLIDGVFGTELRYLELLEQTVRLAECLRTLADVRVGDVVGIVSENRLEFPAALFASIFLGATVAPINLTYSERELDHAFNLSKPKVIFVSPFSADRVVAVARQNRHIVQRVILFGEENPFGSDVQLLEEFQKPVSFVNPMNFYIPPVDVDNHVALIMCSSGTTGLPKGVQLTHYNLMASIALLKESSELLEPPPGGIVLLGVLPWFHAYGCMTLINVVCNKQLLVSLPKFEEGLFLSCIENYRCTMVFVVPPLVVFLAKHPLIESYDLSSVDTLLCGAAPLSKETEDLVKKRLKVKHVRQGYGMSETTLATLVQSGEGHKSGSVGIVQVGTLAKVIDPNTGKALGPNQHGELCFKGSQIMKGYIGNEAATKETIDADGWLHTGDIGYYDEDHEFFIVDRLKELIKYKAYQVPPAELEAILLTNPKIKDAAVIGLPDESAGELPLAFVVKQEGVDMSEAEIKKYVADRTSPAKRLHGGVRFIAEIPKNLSGKILRRELRALLQKPKSKL
- the LOC5565951 gene encoding luciferin 4-monooxygenase isoform X1 translates to MATSAGLDDSRFIISGGPVPQNVTEGHGSLGAYLRNRMRLNGNDVGLIDGVFGTELRYLELLEQTVRLAECLRTLADVRVGDVVGIVSENRLEFPAALFASIFLGATVAPINLTYSERELDHAFNLSKPKVIFVSPFSADRVVAVARQNRHIVQRVILFGEENPFGSDVQLLEEFQKPVSFVNPMNFYIPPVDVDNHVALIMCSSGTTGLPKGVQLTHYNLMASIALLNFARERDEVPSGESSELLEPPPGGIVLLGVLPWFHAYGCMTLINVVCNKQLLVSLPKFEEGLFLSCIENYRCTMVFVVPPLVVFLAKHPLIESYDLSSVDTLLCGAAPLSKETEDLVKKRLKVKHVRQGYGMSETTLATLVQSGEGHKSGSVGIVQVGTLAKVIDPNTGKALGPNQHGELCFKGSQIMKGYIGNEAATKETIDADGWLHTGDIGYYDEDHEFFIVDRLKELIKYKAYQVPPAELEAILLTNPKIKDAAVIGLPDESAGELPLAFVVKQEGVDMSEAEIKKYVADRTSPAKRLHGGVRFIAEIPKNLSGKILRRELRALLQKPKSKL